One Thermicanus aegyptius DSM 12793 DNA segment encodes these proteins:
- a CDS encoding CHC2 zinc finger domain-containing protein, protein MYIFFVNHSFGNLSELSDLFSVERKTIMRWVKKLRESGLIHVRRTKHGYKVEGFKEWDQTLITNAPAKDTPYKTMKEEFFLWKERVLNSGGSISIEEVTKKFGVTEITAKRWLSSDRSRYATLNGSHKANVEKVIAEKKTYISKSSDVKGMKDIVEGLEGRVSRKLISGGHSGRGAVKSPMGPIPKKSHAVKSPIALDNAPKSPIAPKSPIALNNAPKSPTALKSPIEASSDSIMESVHARAREINSKSIPTTGFNTDHSMDYSANTPAGAGRGTFSIMEDAPKLTESYGTSGTRKAALWIRQNVDAVELLSRIGVTLYRPKNSSGEWAGHCPLHDDRHPSFYVNERNGLWYCHACGVGGDVVELVKRMHGLRFGESVRWILSYLSNEAPSDVLHASAIEREPAQKKPVSFENRTEKENPMPKPFTSPSPKSGYAHTTVGLHEEAKGREYLAMRGIHEKTIKEFSVTVEDGNISIPLYDHEGENQGILYRMLTGKYRYRQDGGVTLFGVPQARKLAREELFVVEGVFDAMSIWQEGFPAVAIMRTGLNNRQVAQIKEFFGRKKIVFIPDNDEAGMRSAEENLRLLRAAGLNASIKFLPREFKDANEYLAQKQKVAQKMA, encoded by the coding sequence ATGTATATCTTTTTTGTCAACCATTCTTTTGGAAATTTGAGCGAATTAAGCGATCTTTTTTCCGTCGAAAGAAAAACCATAATGCGGTGGGTCAAGAAACTCCGTGAATCAGGGTTGATTCACGTAAGGCGAACGAAACATGGTTATAAAGTTGAAGGATTTAAGGAATGGGACCAAACTTTAATTACTAATGCACCCGCTAAAGATACCCCATACAAGACGATGAAGGAAGAGTTTTTCTTATGGAAGGAACGGGTCTTAAATTCTGGTGGGTCTATTTCTATTGAAGAGGTAACTAAGAAATTCGGAGTTACAGAAATCACCGCAAAAAGGTGGTTAAGTTCAGATAGATCCAGATATGCTACGTTAAACGGTTCTCACAAGGCTAATGTAGAAAAAGTCATCGCGGAAAAGAAAACGTACATTTCTAAATCATCCGACGTGAAAGGAATGAAGGATATCGTTGAAGGGCTGGAGGGGAGAGTGAGCCGAAAGCTCATTTCAGGCGGTCATTCGGGACGTGGCGCAGTGAAAAGTCCTATGGGACCTATACCTAAAAAGTCCCATGCCGTAAAAAGTCCCATTGCCTTGGACAACGCCCCAAAAAGTCCTATTGCCCCAAAAAGTCCCATTGCCTTGAACAACGCCCCAAAAAGTCCTACTGCCCTAAAAAGTCCCATTGAGGCGAGCTCAGATTCGATCATGGAATCCGTTCACGCGCGTGCGCGCGAGATAAACAGTAAGTCTATCCCTACTACAGGGTTTAATACAGATCATTCAATGGACTATAGTGCTAATACCCCAGCTGGTGCAGGCCGTGGGACTTTTTCGATCATGGAAGATGCTCCCAAATTGACAGAATCTTACGGGACTTCCGGCACGAGGAAGGCTGCCTTGTGGATTCGTCAAAACGTGGACGCTGTGGAATTGCTGAGCAGGATCGGAGTAACACTTTACCGCCCGAAGAATAGCTCCGGGGAGTGGGCGGGTCATTGCCCGCTTCACGATGATCGGCACCCATCGTTCTACGTTAACGAGCGAAACGGACTTTGGTACTGCCATGCTTGTGGCGTTGGTGGTGATGTGGTGGAGCTTGTGAAGCGGATGCACGGCCTTCGCTTTGGGGAGTCTGTTCGGTGGATTCTCTCTTACCTGTCGAATGAGGCGCCGAGTGATGTTCTTCATGCGAGCGCTATAGAACGCGAACCGGCGCAAAAGAAACCCGTTTCGTTTGAAAACCGGACGGAGAAGGAAAACCCGATGCCAAAGCCCTTCACTTCCCCCAGCCCCAAATCAGGGTATGCGCATACCACAGTGGGGTTGCATGAAGAAGCAAAAGGCCGCGAATATTTGGCTATGCGCGGGATTCATGAGAAGACAATTAAAGAATTCAGTGTAACCGTTGAAGACGGGAATATCTCAATCCCGCTTTACGATCACGAAGGAGAAAACCAGGGGATTCTCTACCGGATGCTTACCGGGAAATACCGCTACAGGCAAGATGGGGGAGTTACGCTGTTTGGCGTCCCACAAGCGAGAAAACTGGCGAGGGAAGAACTGTTCGTCGTCGAAGGTGTGTTTGATGCCATGTCGATCTGGCAGGAAGGTTTCCCAGCCGTAGCTATCATGCGGACTGGGTTGAACAACAGGCAAGTTGCTCAAATCAAAGAGTTTTTTGGTCGTAAGAAAATTGTGTTCATCCCTGACAATGACGAAGCAGGAATGAGATCCGCAGAAGAAAATCTTAGACTGTTAAGAGCGGCAGGACTTAACGCAAGCATAAAGTTTTTGCCTCGGGAGTTTAAAGACGCAAACGAATATTTGGCACAAAAACAAAAAGTAGCCCAAAAAATGGCGTAG
- a CDS encoding TrbC/VirB2 family protein, which yields MISKKVVRAMSFLMAFVFLSVFLTQAVVFAAGEDLNAKLTQTKDSIYGLLKNVAKIVAVIAVAIAGFILLFKSGEPDAMRWLKGTAVVFLIAVGVLFLAQPITDAVFSFFE from the coding sequence ATGATCTCTAAGAAGGTAGTTCGCGCCATGTCTTTTTTGATGGCATTCGTGTTTCTTTCTGTTTTTCTGACACAAGCGGTAGTTTTTGCGGCAGGAGAAGATCTTAACGCGAAATTAACACAAACAAAGGACAGTATTTATGGTTTATTGAAGAATGTCGCAAAAATTGTGGCGGTAATTGCAGTTGCGATCGCCGGATTTATTCTTCTATTTAAATCCGGAGAGCCAGATGCGATGAGATGGCTCAAAGGCACTGCGGTTGTGTTTTTAATAGCCGTTGGGGTGCTTTTCCTCGCACAACCGATAACGGATGCAGTATTTAGTTTCTTTGAGTGA
- a CDS encoding polysialyltransferase family glycosyltransferase codes for MKENIVVFLMQPAGVDFISPIYEKKDILEANIIVTTLSPVIEKLLEENGIRQYKFNDLESVLNFIRKGNSMAVAVDGVPRQCNYEVIKTAKESNITTIGLLDFFGGYRKRFAVEPDYIIVPNEYIRQEMIQEGFAEEKLLPYGNPFFEKMKIYKPEFKEEFRKYFEDEKKTILFASQSFKEDGYGITQEEIFKRYVLKDSSSEVNIIVKPHPREDHSWLSKYPVKIFNEDKNNFIFDFINYCDLVVGVNSTLLYICYIKGIPFKTIDVEGMLKIDFSNSMIAPYPNSVKQISKFFNLISDRSSVAN; via the coding sequence GTGAAGGAGAATATAGTTGTGTTTCTAATGCAACCTGCGGGGGTCGATTTCATTTCACCGATATATGAGAAAAAAGATATATTAGAAGCTAACATAATTGTAACCACATTATCTCCAGTTATCGAAAAGCTGTTAGAAGAAAACGGTATAAGACAATACAAGTTTAATGATTTGGAAAGTGTACTGAATTTTATTAGAAAGGGAAATTCCATGGCTGTTGCCGTAGATGGAGTGCCTCGTCAATGTAATTATGAAGTAATTAAGACCGCTAAAGAATCAAATATAACAACAATAGGGTTGCTAGACTTTTTTGGTGGATACAGAAAAAGATTTGCAGTAGAACCTGACTATATTATCGTTCCAAATGAATATATACGACAAGAAATGATTCAGGAAGGATTCGCAGAAGAAAAACTTTTACCTTACGGCAACCCATTTTTTGAGAAAATGAAGATATACAAACCCGAATTTAAAGAAGAGTTCAGGAAATACTTTGAAGATGAGAAGAAAACCATACTTTTCGCCTCGCAGAGTTTCAAAGAGGATGGCTATGGTATAACCCAGGAAGAAATTTTCAAAAGGTATGTACTTAAAGATAGTAGTTCAGAGGTAAATATAATAGTCAAACCACACCCAAGAGAAGACCATTCGTGGCTTTCTAAATATCCAGTCAAAATATTCAATGAGGATAAAAATAATTTCATATTTGATTTTATCAACTACTGCGACCTTGTTGTGGGTGTCAATTCAACTCTTTTATATATTTGTTATATAAAGGGAATACCTTTTAAAACGATAGACGTAGAAGGCATGTTAAAAATAGACTTTTCAAATTCCATGATAGCACCTTATCCCAACTCAGTTAAACAAATATCAAAATTCTTTAATCTAATTAGCGACAGAAGTTCCGTAGCTAATTAG
- a CDS encoding PH domain-containing protein: MNVEWQDRARWLGLPILFTRYWMVDETLHRRKGFLWIKEDRIPLYRILDIQVRKTPLDRILGLGTIVLYATDVTDSEMMLKGIKKADKVASLIQNRVNEVRQRYNIHGREMYGAFSGEFERP, encoded by the coding sequence ATGAACGTAGAATGGCAAGATCGGGCGAGATGGCTTGGGCTTCCAATATTATTCACTCGCTACTGGATGGTAGACGAAACACTCCATCGCCGAAAAGGATTTTTGTGGATCAAAGAAGATCGGATACCGCTTTATCGTATACTTGATATTCAAGTTCGAAAAACGCCGCTTGACCGTATTTTGGGGCTTGGGACAATCGTCCTGTATGCAACAGACGTAACGGATTCAGAAATGATGCTAAAAGGGATTAAAAAAGCGGATAAGGTCGCAAGCCTGATCCAAAATCGAGTAAACGAGGTCCGACAGCGGTACAATATTCACGGACGGGAAATGTATGGCGCGTTTTCGGGAGAATTCGAACGTCCATAA
- a CDS encoding membrane protein, which yields METEKVLKILTGIFELFLAIPFLGIAIVYGFLLTPLFFMFVLHIITLVFTFKNGNNSIGSALGIVASVLGWIPFVSWMLHLLAGIVILSTIPKSVRH from the coding sequence ATGGAAACAGAGAAAGTGCTTAAAATCCTCACAGGGATCTTCGAACTTTTTCTTGCAATACCGTTTTTAGGCATTGCAATTGTTTATGGATTTTTGTTGACACCGTTGTTTTTCATGTTTGTATTGCACATTATCACTCTGGTTTTTACCTTCAAAAACGGGAATAATTCCATCGGATCTGCTTTGGGAATTGTAGCCTCAGTACTTGGTTGGATACCATTTGTTAGTTGGATGTTGCACTTATTGGCCGGGATCGTTATTCTTTCTACGATACCGAAAAGCGTTCGGCATTAA
- a CDS encoding Flp family type IVb pilin produces the protein MKRLFEQFLKDEKDEYRLLIALIAVAVIVMVAFLGAWILVYT, from the coding sequence ATGAAAAGACTGTTCGAGCAATTTTTAAAAGACGAAAAAGATGAGTATCGCTTGCTAATTGCCCTTATTGCTGTTGCCGTCATCGTCATGGTCGCTTTCTTAGGAGCGTGGATTTTGGTCTATACCTAA
- a CDS encoding DEAD/DEAH box helicase translates to MIKLRDYQEQALEAIEKALARGVKKQVLNLATGLGKTIVFAELLRRRGKTALVLAHRDELIQQAEDKIRLVYPEAEIGVVKAERNEKDADIVVASIQSLHEKRLKQWEPDRFHTVVIDEAHHAIAPSYKRVIDYFNPELLLGVTATPFRGDRVTLAKVFDEVVYSYGILEGIRNQYLVDIEAYRVQTNVDLDSVKTNAGDFNLGELSERVNVADRNEAIVQAYVQYAPGKKAIVFAVDIEHAVSLTEIFRRAGINAAFVHGGTPKEERREVLDGLKTGEIPVVVNVSVLTEGFDEPSVEVVILARPTKSLALFTQMVGRGTRLHPDKERLILLDIADNTKRHRVVSVMEMVGLKNSVKQGQRLTVAVLEEEKKIPEVREFISKVFPTIEVEKVSDLLVEFSDTSVLPDYDWRDVLGELEELREDEDMYLEERKKFKEKWGSKNYDTSTLRVSDGQKKALEGFGWPMEEIVNLTRFEASFCIKRHLEAMLDWTERKAKVWGIILGTTPDEAKKHFTAPWQLKPMTKDQFKVLKQEKIPLPPGDLLAGEASIILGKILSNRKNGGGSLAGIR, encoded by the coding sequence TTGATCAAGCTAAGGGACTACCAGGAACAAGCGTTGGAAGCCATCGAAAAAGCCCTTGCCAGAGGGGTCAAAAAGCAGGTACTAAACCTTGCCACTGGATTGGGGAAAACAATTGTCTTTGCCGAATTACTCCGCCGACGCGGGAAAACCGCTTTGGTCTTGGCTCATCGTGACGAACTTATTCAGCAGGCGGAAGACAAAATCCGTTTAGTTTATCCGGAGGCGGAAATCGGCGTGGTAAAGGCGGAGCGAAACGAAAAGGACGCGGATATTGTTGTTGCAAGTATCCAATCCCTGCACGAAAAACGTCTCAAACAGTGGGAGCCTGATCGCTTTCACACCGTAGTCATTGACGAAGCCCATCATGCCATTGCTCCCAGTTATAAACGAGTGATTGACTACTTCAATCCGGAATTGCTTTTGGGAGTAACGGCAACCCCTTTTCGTGGGGATCGGGTCACGCTTGCGAAAGTGTTTGATGAGGTGGTTTACAGCTACGGGATACTGGAAGGGATTAGGAACCAGTATCTTGTGGACATCGAAGCTTATCGAGTCCAAACCAATGTGGATTTGGACTCTGTGAAAACGAACGCCGGGGACTTTAACCTCGGAGAGCTTTCGGAGCGTGTGAATGTGGCGGATCGAAACGAAGCGATTGTTCAGGCTTATGTGCAGTACGCCCCGGGGAAAAAAGCGATTGTGTTTGCAGTAGACATTGAACATGCTGTGTCTCTCACCGAAATCTTTCGAAGGGCGGGAATCAATGCTGCATTTGTCCACGGCGGAACCCCGAAAGAGGAACGGAGGGAAGTGCTGGATGGTCTAAAGACGGGAGAAATTCCGGTGGTTGTGAATGTCTCGGTGTTAACCGAAGGATTTGATGAACCCAGTGTGGAGGTGGTTATTTTAGCGCGGCCCACGAAATCGTTGGCATTATTTACCCAGATGGTCGGTCGCGGGACGCGGTTACATCCGGACAAAGAACGCCTCATTTTGCTTGACATTGCAGATAACACAAAGAGACACCGCGTGGTAAGCGTGATGGAAATGGTCGGCCTTAAAAATTCTGTAAAGCAGGGGCAGCGGCTTACCGTAGCCGTTCTGGAGGAAGAAAAGAAAATTCCTGAAGTCAGGGAGTTTATCTCCAAAGTGTTCCCGACGATCGAAGTGGAGAAAGTATCGGATCTACTGGTTGAGTTTTCAGATACGAGCGTCCTCCCGGACTACGATTGGCGTGACGTGTTGGGAGAACTTGAGGAATTGAGGGAAGACGAGGACATGTACTTAGAAGAGAGGAAAAAATTTAAAGAAAAGTGGGGCTCTAAAAACTATGATACTTCTACGCTCCGGGTATCCGATGGGCAGAAAAAGGCGCTGGAAGGGTTCGGATGGCCGATGGAAGAGATCGTGAACCTTACCCGTTTTGAGGCGAGTTTCTGTATCAAACGCCATCTGGAAGCCATGCTGGACTGGACGGAACGGAAAGCTAAGGTATGGGGAATCATCCTTGGAACCACTCCAGATGAGGCAAAGAAGCATTTCACCGCTCCGTGGCAATTAAAGCCGATGACCAAAGACCAGTTCAAAGTTCTTAAACAAGAAAAAATTCCGCTTCCACCGGGAGATTTACTGGCCGGGGAAGCATCGATCATTCTGGGTAAAATTCTATCAAACAGAAAGAATGGAGGCGGAAGCCTTGCAGGTATTAGATAA
- a CDS encoding VirB4 family type IV secretion system protein — translation MLFKKKKRLEHDSEPRQDRKKGPQDFVVPSAVEEQFTHTLLTDAFGGERYARAFHVDVLSGYTWFGMFDGLSDVAERFDGDVDIAIHVEPTQVDHELKALDKKLSDLYADRWSEGNPSRAAALDDEIADVKERQRRLRMNIERTYRTRIEVIASSQNKDRLISMSKTLAKSYAARSLYLRPLDGMQLEALKSIVPITKEVKTPSYHTMTLETSNLADFFLFSSASLSHTTGPIIGHDLNMRPVWLDTWAPGLPNQHMVVIGRSGAGKTYTTMLLVFRSLLSGIQHAILDWKGEYGDFAALVGAPYLELYENSPDRLNPFDLDIAEDLSGTRFVDIESAVNFVQALVFKMLRVYEDAQNPVVTTDVKIAVNHLIRELYSERGITRNPESLYVHQRGREGFGAAMKRKEMPTLLDLYHKLREQPQKDVQRAAQVLKQFTREGGAPSYAIFDGQSTADFGEAPFLIIALNRLDKEIMRSVALAATTHWITERWAKRRPKVKKRILIEEAQNLFNDPDIGAPWVESAYRELRAYNAGVVAVTQGLEVFMRTQSGIAALKNSTIKIIGKQEKTDIESVADVLNLTEGESEFVIQALRGEVLVRIDDEGAFVKIKSCPWEHMAFTTDPNDPAYWERKRLVRQIKEAKARENQETQEVFS, via the coding sequence ATGCTCTTCAAAAAGAAAAAGAGACTCGAACACGATTCAGAACCAAGACAAGATAGAAAAAAAGGACCACAAGATTTTGTTGTGCCGTCTGCCGTCGAGGAACAGTTCACGCACACCCTTCTTACTGATGCATTCGGCGGGGAACGGTATGCGCGTGCGTTTCATGTTGATGTTCTTTCAGGTTACACGTGGTTTGGGATGTTTGACGGGCTTTCGGATGTAGCGGAACGTTTTGATGGCGATGTTGATATTGCCATACATGTTGAACCGACTCAGGTGGATCATGAACTGAAAGCACTCGACAAAAAATTATCTGACCTTTACGCCGACAGATGGAGCGAAGGAAATCCCTCCAGGGCAGCGGCGTTAGATGATGAGATTGCGGACGTGAAAGAACGGCAACGTCGCCTACGCATGAATATTGAACGAACCTATCGAACGCGGATTGAGGTTATTGCCTCCAGCCAAAACAAAGACCGACTTATTTCGATGAGTAAAACATTGGCAAAAAGCTACGCGGCGAGAAGTCTTTATTTAAGACCGCTGGATGGAATGCAACTTGAGGCGCTTAAAAGTATTGTCCCAATTACCAAAGAAGTAAAAACGCCATCCTACCATACGATGACGCTGGAAACCTCTAATTTAGCCGACTTTTTTCTCTTTTCCTCAGCCTCTCTTTCCCACACGACCGGGCCCATCATCGGACACGATTTGAACATGCGGCCTGTGTGGCTGGATACCTGGGCGCCCGGTTTGCCTAACCAGCATATGGTTGTGATTGGTCGATCCGGTGCCGGAAAAACTTACACCACGATGCTTTTGGTGTTTCGTTCACTTTTGTCCGGCATTCAGCACGCGATTTTGGACTGGAAGGGAGAATACGGGGATTTTGCTGCGCTTGTAGGTGCCCCTTATCTTGAACTCTATGAAAACAGCCCGGATAGGCTGAATCCGTTTGACTTGGACATTGCCGAAGATTTATCCGGGACGCGCTTTGTTGACATAGAATCCGCCGTCAACTTCGTCCAGGCACTTGTATTTAAAATGCTTCGTGTCTACGAAGATGCGCAGAATCCCGTGGTTACGACGGACGTTAAAATTGCGGTAAACCATCTGATTCGCGAACTATATTCCGAACGCGGGATTACAAGAAATCCGGAGAGTCTGTACGTTCACCAACGAGGCCGCGAAGGATTTGGAGCCGCAATGAAACGGAAGGAGATGCCAACGTTACTTGATCTTTATCACAAACTCCGTGAGCAGCCCCAAAAGGATGTTCAAAGGGCAGCTCAGGTGTTAAAGCAATTCACTCGTGAAGGAGGGGCTCCTTCTTATGCCATTTTTGACGGACAATCTACGGCGGATTTTGGTGAAGCGCCTTTTCTGATCATCGCTCTTAACCGTTTGGACAAAGAAATTATGAGATCCGTTGCGTTGGCGGCAACCACCCACTGGATCACGGAACGATGGGCCAAAAGGAGACCAAAGGTAAAAAAACGGATTTTGATTGAAGAGGCGCAAAATCTTTTCAACGATCCGGATATTGGGGCTCCCTGGGTAGAAAGCGCATATCGTGAACTTCGCGCCTACAATGCCGGTGTTGTAGCCGTAACTCAAGGTCTTGAAGTATTCATGCGCACCCAATCAGGGATTGCTGCACTGAAAAACAGCACGATCAAAATTATCGGGAAGCAGGAGAAGACAGATATTGAAAGCGTTGCCGATGTGTTGAATCTCACTGAAGGCGAATCCGAATTTGTCATACAAGCATTGCGTGGAGAGGTTTTGGTGCGTATTGACG
- a CDS encoding PrgI family protein — protein MKEKEYQGLMGHPVPYRSGIKSRFIGKFSFTESVWLSIGLYFTYILFRYTPQLLPDPALGRLHTVIPLAIAAFMAFAEHPEMKVPFSTFVLLKIKHYYRKKQFFFR, from the coding sequence ATGAAAGAGAAAGAATATCAGGGGCTTATGGGACACCCGGTGCCTTACCGCAGTGGAATTAAATCCCGTTTCATAGGAAAATTTTCCTTCACCGAATCCGTGTGGCTTAGTATTGGCTTGTATTTTACTTATATACTCTTTAGATACACGCCCCAGCTATTACCTGATCCGGCGTTAGGTAGATTGCATACTGTTATTCCGTTAGCTATCGCCGCGTTTATGGCCTTTGCGGAACATCCGGAGATGAAAGTTCCGTTCAGCACCTTTGTATTACTTAAAATCAAACACTATTACCGAAAAAAGCAATTTTTCTTTCGTTAA